Within Anopheles ziemanni chromosome 2, idAnoZiCoDA_A2_x.2, whole genome shotgun sequence, the genomic segment gtagTCGGGTCTCATtactaaatgaaataatttgatggaatggcattaaaaaaaaacgaaataaacatttCACATTACAGCAATAAAATTGAACGTTTTCCAATAAATCGGTCTAGGAATAAGTAAGTaagaatggaaatgaaaatagataaatctttaaatgaaaaatatgttttggtaGGTTGCGTGGGTAAATAAATCAAGTGGTTTAGAATCTTTTAATATTTGGAACACATTTCCCCTTAAAATCATTCAGTTAGTcatgaaaatattgtttttttttaattgataacaacggataaaaaataatttcgttTGCTTTATCTTTAAATGCAAGCGAAGAATTTCCATTTCATAATGATAAATCGCATGACAACAGCCAATCTTTCAAATGTGTTGCATGATGCGTGAGTTTAACTTTACGtctaaacatttattttgtttaacgaTAGTCAAGTAGAAAATACTTGTCTACCTTTTCACAGGAAACGCGTGCCTGAAGATgataacgtttgttttgttttctacctCAAGAGAATTATCCATTTACTCTTGATTAGATCGTTGCGGTATCCCGGTGggatttagttttgtttgaaactgttaaaatgcaataaagAATTATTACCATTTTGTATACATCAAATATTCATGAAACATTTCTGTTATAAACCCTTGTTGGAAGCTTGTGGAAAATGTATCATAGTTAATGTCTCTTGGAGGAGATCATCAGTTCTGGTTCCGATGGTTGTAAAATGCAATGTAATGCAGGGACCGTACGAACGTAAACAAATTTATCGTTTGGAGGTTTCCGCCCATACTTTCCCGTCCTTGCCAAATTCCCACACATGATCGAACGTTGTCTTCTCTTCCATCGATCACTTGCTTGAGCGAAGCTATCCTAGAAGGGCAACAGAGGCTCTCTAATAAGTAACTGAGGAAGTTTTGATGAGCTCACTGTCCTCGCTTCCACCCAGCAAATCGGAAGCCCGCTGCTCCACCCGTACTTTTGTCCACTGATCAGTCTTATCGTCGCCTTCCCTTGATAACACCAACCCCTAACCGATAAGCAACCGCCCAAGCCGGACTGGCCACTCGGGATTGTTgggtgaagaaaagaaaacaaaatgaaaaaaaatcaccctCTTAAACTCGGAACCGATGTGGAGCCAGTATAAAACGGCCGTACGCTCGTCTGCGCAAGCTCATTCGACTACTAGGACTCGGTGCGAATACAGTGGTGTGCTTggattggttgtttttttgttcaatttcgaGTGAAGTACGTTCACCATGAGGGGTTTTATATGCCTGGCGCTACTAAGCGTCGCCATTTCGGTGAGTTAACTTTGCCACACACTCGACAAGTGCACTCAGAAGTGGAGGTTACGTTTCGTGAGATAATCCTTGCCGGCGTTCCAACAGGTGGTCGCTGCCGATCGCGGCGAGGCGCTGCAGCTATTCTCGGACCTGAAGCGCTCGAAGAAGAGCCGTGGACTGGGCCGGAGTGACGACTTCGTGTCGGTGGTGCAGTccgagctgctgctggccgaGGAGGAGTACGTACGCTCGTCGATTAACGGCGAGTCGGGCGTGCTGGAGGCCCTGTCGGAAGATGCGGCCCAGACGAGCGGTCCGGCCTGCGTCGACTTTATCAAGCAGAAGGCGGCCATCATGATGAACCTGGCCGGCGTTTCCTACGCCACCTGCCTGCGAGTGGTCGATGACGAGGTGTTTGCGGCGCTTTCGACGGCTACCGATGGAGCCGTCTCGCGTGACCAGTAcgatgaggccaacgtgctgAGTGCGTTCCGTGGCGAGAACATCTTCGTCGATCCGTCGCGCATCCGTGGAAAGCTGCAGCAACGCATGCGTGGTTCGTTCCGTCTGCCGGCGCTCGACGCGGCCAAGATCGCCGTAGTGAAGACGGAGCTGGAGGCGGTGAAGGATCGGTTCATCAAGTGCATGAAGACGGCCCGGGGTGGACTCGATGATACGCTGAAGGCCACCTCCAAGCAGCTGAAGCTGGTGTGCGCGAACGAACGAGAGTGAACTCTCCCCGACGACAGTTCTGCGGTTCAAGTCACATGCATTCCGAAtctaataaattattttacctAATGTGCATTTAGAGCAGCTTGCAACACTCGGAGTTAACAAAATGCTGGTATTTGATGAATTCCGTTTTGGGTCTGTTACAGCAGATTTTCCATATTTGGGAACGTGGTAATTACTGTCAAGGATTTTCAACTAAGTAAAGGACGATTGATTGACTTACATGTGTTTTAAGTCTATATTTTGGGCGTGTCATTTCGAATTCTAGAATAGTCTAGCACCTACGAGGGATGGAAGGTGACGCATGAACGATGGAACACACCTCCTTCATTTGAACTCAGTCCTTAGTCCTCATTTGACCATAGGAGAAGACTAACTGAGACGGAAACTAAGGCAGGAATGACCCATACAGGTAACTGCACCTGAGTAGACTTTTTCGTAATATTGATTGTGCTCAGTAAAATAAAGCTCTACAGAAAGAATTCAGCAAAATTGAACATTTCATTTGTAagagatattttttaaacttatacAGAGTGAGTATCAAATACATAAACATTTCTAGAGCTTTACTTTTTAAGTGTAGAAAAAAATCTATCCGATGGACGCAATTATACATGAGTAAACAAAATGGCGTACCTTAATTATAAAGAAGCCAAATTCATCGAGATTTTAATATAATGTTCTATTATAAAACATACCATATAAGCCGGTGACGAcaagaaattggaaaaaagc encodes:
- the LOC131281288 gene encoding uncharacterized protein LOC131281288, translating into MRGFICLALLSVAISVVAADRGEALQLFSDLKRSKKSRGLGRSDDFVSVVQSELLLAEEEYVRSSINGESGVLEALSEDAAQTSGPACVDFIKQKAAIMMNLAGVSYATCLRVVDDEVFAALSTATDGAVSRDQYDEANVLSAFRGENIFVDPSRIRGKLQQRMRGSFRLPALDAAKIAVVKTELEAVKDRFIKCMKTARGGLDDTLKATSKQLKLVCANERE